The Tessaracoccus aquimaris sequence TGGTGCCCACCACGCTCGCGGGGCACGCGTTCTGGGAGGAGAAGGATCCGGCCGCGCGCAAGGGTCAGCTCACCCAGTTCCTCAAGAACGCCGCGATCGTCGGGGGCCTCGCGCTGGTGCTGTTCGGCGGCGGGAAGCGCGACTCCGCCGCCTGAGCGACGCTGCCGGCGTCGAGCAGTATCGGTGGCTCGGTGCGCGACACGCCGCGTTTTCGTGGCGCCAGCACCAACGAGGAGTGAATGCTGCTCAACGCCCGACGCGCACCGACAGACCCAGCGCCGGGCGCTAGAGGTTTCGACCGATGAGGCGACGCTGCGCGCCGCCTCATGGCTCAACCAGCGGGGGCAAGGAGTTTGAACCGATGAGGCGACGCTGCGCGCCGTCTCATGGCTCAACCAGCGGATCCCAGTACCTCGACGGCGCCGTCGATCAGGTGGACGGTGCGATCGGCGCGGGCCATCAGCAGCGGGTCGTGGGTCGAGATGACCGAGGCGAGGCCGCGCTCGTGGGTGAGTTCGACGATCAGGTCCATGATGGTTGCGGCGGTGTCCGAGTCGAGTTGGCCGGTCGGCTCGTCGGCGATCAGGATGTCCGGCTCCGCCACCAGCGCGCGGGCCACGCCGACCCGCTGCTGCTGACCGCCGGAAAGCTCGTGCGGGCGCTGGCGCGCGTGCTGCGCGAGGCCGACGCGGTCAAGGATCGTCGCGACCCGCTCCGCCCGCTCCGCCGGATCGACGTTGGCCAACCGCAGGGGGACCTCCACGTTCTCCGCGGCCGACAGTACGGGGATCAGGCCGAAGGTCTGGAACACGTAGCCGATCCGGCTGCGGCGGGCGGCGAGCACCTCAGTCTCGCTCATCGCGGACAGCACGTCGGCGCCGTCGAGAACCACCTCGCCCGAGGTCGGCCGGTCAAGGCCGCCGAGCAGGTTCAGCAGCGTCGTCTTACCGGAGCCGGACGGCCCGGTGACCGCGGTCAGTTGCCCTCCGAGCACCTCGATGTCGACGCCGACGAGCGCGTGCACCTCCGCCTGCCCCGCCCGAAGGTGCGGCGCAGGTCGCGGCCAGCGAGCCTTGGTGGCTGGGTCATGACGGGTCCTCCTGGTCGTCGGCCGCCGAGGCGGCGCGGCTGGGGGTCGACGCGGTGACGGGCGCCTCGTCGTCCTCGTCGTCTGGCGCGGCGTGCCTGCTGCCGGCGGTCGCCTCGAAGTCGGCGCCCGGCCAGATCCCGACATGGTCGGGTTCCAG is a genomic window containing:
- a CDS encoding ABC transporter ATP-binding protein → MHALVGVDIEVLGGQLTAVTGPSGSGKTTLLNLLGGLDRPTSGEVVLDGADVLSAMSETEVLAARRSRIGYVFQTFGLIPVLSAAENVEVPLRLANVDPAERAERVATILDRVGLAQHARQRPHELSGGQQQRVGVARALVAEPDILIADEPTGQLDSDTAATIMDLIVELTHERGLASVISTHDPLLMARADRTVHLIDGAVEVLGSAG